GAGCTTCTTGACCTCGAGAATCGTGATCTCGACGAGCACCGTGCGGCCGCGGAGCGCTTCGACCGCCGCCTCCGGGGAGATCGTGACCTCCGCCGAAACGGTGTCTCCGGCCTTGGCGCGGGACACGAGCGTCACGAATCCGTCGAGGGCGGCGTCGGCGAACGACAGCCGCGGGCGGACCACGATCTCGACCTCATGGGCGCTCGACAGCTCGGTGTCGCCGTCTCGGCAGCGGATGTCGGCGACGATCAGGTCGCCCTCCACGGGGCTCGAGTCGGACGGGACCAAGCGACTGCGTTCGCGGAGCAGGTTGGCCAAGGCCTCGTCGATGTCGGCCTCGGAAATCTCGCGGGAGGGGCGTTTGATCGCCATCCCCTTCCACTGCGGCAATTCGAACTCGGGGCGGACCTCGATCGAGAACTCGAACGTCATCGGCCCGTCGTCGGGGAGGATGACCGCGTAGAGATCGATGTCGGGCTCGCTGATCGGCGACAGGCTCTGCTGCTCGGAGACCTGCGTCATCGCGTCGGTGAGCAGCTTCGAGCGGATCTGGTCGGACAGCTCCCTGCGGAAGCGGTTGCTGACGAGCGTCCGCGGCGCGCGGCCGGGACGGAACCCGGGGAGCAGGGCCGAGGGCATCAATTCGCCGATCGCCTCGTCGTGATAGCGCCGGATGTCGTCACGCGGGATCGTGACACGGATCCGCCGCTCGCAGGTGCTCTTGCGGTCGATGGCGACGTCGAGCGCCAGCGGCGGTCGGCTGGTCTGCGTGTCGGCGGGGTTCTGGTCGTCAGTCGTGAGGGTGGGCGAATCGGCCATGGCTGGTTCCGGAAACTCGGGATCGTGGGCTGGCGTGACGGTGCCGTTGAACGACGGAAAGTGTGAAGTCGGTACGCGAACGAAGCGGGGTGCGGAGACGGGATGGCGGGGGGCGATGCGGTGTTCGGTGCTGGCCACCGGTCAGGATGTCGTTCACCGCGATCCGGTCCCCGGCCGTCTTCACCGCGCTGCCGGGGGCCGGCCGCATCCGGGAGGTCGACACCACCCCGGCCAGGGGCATGGCACCGCGGCCGGTTCGCCCACTCGGCTCGCGAACCAGGCTGCATCCGGTGCCGATCGGTCCCGGAATGACTGTACGGCCCGGGGTTCGATCCGGCCCCCCGACGACTCGTGGGTGCGAGGATCCATCCCGTCCAACGCCGAAGCAGACCGAGACCATGTTCACCGAGAGCGGGTGATGGGATTCGAACCCACGACAACCACGTTGGCAACGTGGTGCTCTACCAACTGAGCTACACCCGCGAACGACGCACGGCAGTGCCGAGGGACGGCGTTGCCGCCGCCCATCGGACAACCCCCGGAACCCCGCGATTATAGGGTCGTAGGGGGTGACCGCAAGGTCAAGCGTTCGGGAAGTCTGGGCAGTCGGGGAGGAGGGCGGTGGGCGACCGGGGGCGGAACCATGGACTGCCGAACGACAGTGGCACCACCCGCCGGTTCGAATGCAGGGCCGGGCATCGATCGCCGCCGGTCAACGGCGGGATTTCACCTTGGGTTCGGGAGGAGCGAGCGGCTTGGCGAGCGTGACCTTGAGGTCGGAGAACAGCACCTGCCCCTCCTGGACGTAGGTGCCTTCGATCTCGACCTCGTCGTCCTTGCCGACGACGGCCAGCGTGGGAGTGTCGACGAGCAACTCGGCGTCCTCCGGCACCGTGAACTCGAATCGGTCCTTGCCGACCGACAGGGCGACGGTCGTCCCCTCCACCTCACGGATGATGCCGTTGATCACGTACAACCCGGGTGACCGTTTGCCCCCCTGCGGTTTCTCGCCGGTGTCGAGCCCGGAGGCGATCACCGACGGGTTGCCGCCGCCCGGAAAGGTGACCTTCGTCACCGGCTCGGTGATCTTGCCCGTGCTGTCGAGCGTCGCCGAAAACCGGATGAATTGTTTCGGGGCGAGCATCGAGCGCTCCGCCGTGCCGACGACCTGGATCCGCGGGTTGGGGCCGGGCACCGCACGCCAGATCGTCGCGTTCTCACGCGGCAGGCGCAGGGCCAACCAGCCCGGTCCCTTGTCGATGACCACGCCGCGGCGCTGGTTCTCCTTGAGCCGCTGAGGAATGCCGGGGCTTTGGCCGAAGGCTGGCGGTGTGACCGCGCCGCAGGCGACGGCGAGGGCGACGAGGAGCGGGAATCGCATGCAACGGCTCCTGAGAACGCGGCGGAAACGTAGCGGGCGGGGTGGCGCGATACAGTGGTGACGGTACGACCCCCACTCCACCGGGATGACCCTTTCCATCATGCCCGAAACCCCCCGCCGCGTCACGGTTCCCGACCTGATCGCCGCCAAGCGGCGGAAAGCGCCGATCACGATGGTCACCGCCTACGACTGGCCGACCGGCCGGTTGGCCGACGAAGCGGGCATCGACTGTGTGCTCGTCGGCGACAGCGTGGCGATGGTAGTCGCCGGCCGGCCGTCGACGATCCCCGCCACCCTCGGGCAGATGATCTACCACGGCGAGATCGTCGTCCGGGCGGTGCAGCGGGCCCTGGTGGTCGTCGACCTGCCGTTTCCGCTGCAGCACCTCGGTCCGCGCCGGGCGGTCGCAGCCTGCGCCCGATTGCTCAAGAAGACCGGCTGCCAGGCGGTGAAGCTCGAGGGCACCGCGGGGCAGGCCGACGTGATCGCGGCGATCGTTTCGGCCGGGATCCCGGTGATGGGGCACGTCGGGCTGCGTCCCCAGGCGGTCCACCAGCTCGGCGGGTACCGCGTCCAGCGCGATGCCGAGCCGGTGCTGGCCGATGCCCGGGCGGCGGCCGACGCCGGGGCGTTCGCCGTCGTGCTCGAGTGCGTCCCGGCGGCGCTCGCCGCCGAGGTCACCGCGGCGCTCGCCGTCCCCACGATCGGGATCGGCGCCGGCCCCCACTGCGACGGCCAGGTGCTGGTGTTCCATGACCTCGTCGGCCTGTCCCCCGGCCGCGTGCCGCGATTCGTCCGCGGCTATGCCGATGCCCGCGGGGCGGTGGCAGTCGGCCTGGCCGCCTGGCGCGACGACGTCCGTGCCGGTCGGTTTCCGGGACCGGACGAGACGCTCGCCTGAGTGCCGCCCCGGGCGTCCGGCATCGTCGCGCCGCCGTGCCATTGGGTAGGCTGCGCGGCGGTGGTGCCGGGATCCGGTCGATCGTGGAACTGTCGCATGGACATGCAAACCGGCGGATTGGTCAACTGCGGCCTGTTCATGATCGGTGGAGTGGCCGGCGCGCTGGTCGTGGTGGCGATCACACGGCTGTTGTTCAAGGGGGATGTCCTCCGTGACGCCCACGGCGTCACCGGCAACCTCCTGGCCGTCACGGGGACGCTGTACGCCGTGACGCTCGGCCTGATCGTCGTCGACGCGATGACACGGTTCGAGCAAGCCGTCGACACTGTCCAGCAGCAATCGAACTACCTGCTCGAGTCGTTTCATCTCGCCAACCGGCTGTCCGAGCCGGCCCGGAGCCGGGTTCAGCAGCGCTGCCGCGACTACGCCGTGGCCGTCGTCGAGCAGGAGTGGCCGGCGATGGCGGCCGGACGGACGAGCGCGGAGGCTCGGGCGGCGATGACGAGCATTACCCGCGCGC
This region of Planctomycetota bacterium genomic DNA includes:
- the panB gene encoding 3-methyl-2-oxobutanoate hydroxymethyltransferase gives rise to the protein MPETPRRVTVPDLIAAKRRKAPITMVTAYDWPTGRLADEAGIDCVLVGDSVAMVVAGRPSTIPATLGQMIYHGEIVVRAVQRALVVVDLPFPLQHLGPRRAVAACARLLKKTGCQAVKLEGTAGQADVIAAIVSAGIPVMGHVGLRPQAVHQLGGYRVQRDAEPVLADARAAADAGAFAVVLECVPAALAAEVTAALAVPTIGIGAGPHCDGQVLVFHDLVGLSPGRVPRFVRGYADARGAVAVGLAAWRDDVRAGRFPGPDETLA
- the tig gene encoding trigger factor yields the protein MADSPTLTTDDQNPADTQTSRPPLALDVAIDRKSTCERRIRVTIPRDDIRRYHDEAIGELMPSALLPGFRPGRAPRTLVSNRFRRELSDQIRSKLLTDAMTQVSEQQSLSPISEPDIDLYAVILPDDGPMTFEFSIEVRPEFELPQWKGMAIKRPSREISEADIDEALANLLRERSRLVPSDSSPVEGDLIVADIRCRDGDTELSSAHEVEIVVRPRLSFADAALDGFVTLVSRAKAGDTVSAEVTISPEAAVEALRGRTVLVEITILEVKKLELPKLTPELLAELGDFESPEALHATLKAQLENQLSWHRRRQVRHQVAATLTASADWDLPPDLPKRQSQRELERAILELRRSGFDDDAIRRHVNELRQTTLASTARALKEHFILEKIAEAESIADTGADYDDEIRAIATQSGESPRRVRASLEKRGLMDVLRNQIIERKTLDLITAAAEFTDVPFEFRKADADAVDHAVCGAIVGEEEIPTAKHSESAPARGSARR
- a CDS encoding DUF4239 domain-containing protein; amino-acid sequence: MDMQTGGLVNCGLFMIGGVAGALVVVAITRLLFKGDVLRDAHGVTGNLLAVTGTLYAVTLGLIVVDAMTRFEQAVDTVQQQSNYLLESFHLANRLSEPARSRVQQRCRDYAVAVVEQEWPAMAAGRTSAEARAAMTSITRALDGFEPISASEQAVFPLLIGQISSLWHHRRERLGTAAFGIPAIEWVALFVGAAATIVFTGLFAVDNSRLHVLLTVMVALMIGLNLYLVSLFGYPFAGDLSLSAATFRHDLAIFDEMLSARPGGAGEPGT